The Drosophila teissieri strain GT53w chromosome X, Prin_Dtei_1.1, whole genome shotgun sequence genome has a segment encoding these proteins:
- the LOC122625358 gene encoding coatomer subunit beta, producing the protein MTSQVPCYTIINSPDLEVPNEMQLKQDLEKGDTNVKIETLKRVIKLLLNGERYPGLIMTIIRFVLPVQNHTIKKLLLIFWEIVPKTSADGKLLQEMILVCDAYRKDLQHPNEFLRGSTLRFLCKLKEPELLEPLMPAIRACLDHRHSYVRRNAVLAIFTIYKNFDWLVPDGPELIASFLDTQQDMSCKRNAFLMLLHADQERALNYLASCIDQVHTFGDILQLVIVELIYKVCHANPAERSRFIRCIYNLLNSSSNAVRYESAGTLITLSLAPTAIKAAASCYIELVVKESDNNVKLIVLDRLVAMKEHEGMEKVMQDLVMDVLRVLAAPDIEVRRKTLALALDLVYSRNIGEMVLVLKKEVAKTHNVEHEDTGKYRQLLVRTLHTCSIKFPDVAANVIPVLVEFLSDTNELAAADVLIFIREAIQKFPALRALIIEHLIEAFPQIKSSKIHRAAVWILGEYVEGSQILEVIAVIQQTLGEVPMVEAEQRRLAGDQTEEQKQQQGSAGGSAAGSATEGSGSGNASNKVTSDGTYATQSAYSLAPVAKAEKRPPLRQYLMDGDFFIGAALSATLTKLALRFAELETEPRAQNRLTTQVMLIMSSILHLGKSGFPSKPITNDDTDRIFVCLRTLSERTPEAVSVFTLYCREALGKMLDAQHDEDQRMLKEKQKATAKVQPDDPVLFAQLSNGRDNQLGENVFESSLNQALAGSKNAQLSDVASPNSKLNKVTQLTGFSDPVYAEAYVNVNQYDIVLDVLIVNQTNDTLQNCTLELATLGDLKLVERPHPVVLAPHDFCNIKANVKVSSTENGIIFGNIVYDTALNTNVVVLNTIHIDIMDYIIPASCTDTEFRQMWQDFEWENKVTVNTSFTDLHEYLKHLLKSTNMKCLTPEKALSGQCGFMAANMYAKSIFGENALANLSIEKPVDDPDSKVTGHIRIRAKSQGMALSLGDKISSSQKQSVQAA; encoded by the exons ATGACGTCGCAAGTGCCGTGCTACACGATAATCAACTCGCCGGACCTCGAGGTGCCCAACGAGATGCAGCTGAAGCAGGATCTCGAGAAGGGCGACACAAACGTGAAGATCGAGACGCTGAAGCGGGTGATTAAGTTGCTGCTGAATGGGGAGCGGTATCCGGGCCTGATCATGACCATCATACGATTTGTGCTGCCCGTGCAGAATCACACGATCAAGAAGCTGCTGCTCATCTTCTGGGAGATTGTGCCGAAGACGTCGGCGGATGGCAAACTGCTGCAGGAGATGATACTGGTGTGCGATGCGTATAGAAAGGATCTGCAGCATCCCAATGAGTTCCTGCGCGGCTCCACGTTGCGCTTCCTCTGCAAGCTGAAGGAGCCGGAGTTGCTGGAGCCCCTGATGCCGGCCATACGCGCGTGCCTGGATCACCGGCACTCGTATGTGCGACGAAATGCCGTGCTGGCCATCTTCACCATATACAAGAACTTTGATTGGCTGGTGCCCGATGGGCCGGAGCTGATTGCCAGCTTTCTGGACACGCAGCAGGACATGAGCTGCAAGCGCAACGCCTTCCTCATGCTCCTGCATGCGGATCAGGAGCGTGCACTCAACTATCTGGCCAGCTGCATCGATCAGGTGCACACCTTTGGCGACATACTGCAGCTGGTCATTGTGGAGCTGATCTACAAGGTGTGCCATGCCAATCCGGCCGAGCGTTCGCGATTCATTCGCTGCATCTACAACCTGCTGAACTCCAGCTCGAATGCGGTGAGATACGAGTCCGCTGGCACATTGATTACGCTCTCGCTGGCGCCCACGGCCATCAAGGCGGCGGCCAGTTGCTACATCGAACTGGTGGTGAAGGAGAGCGACAACAACGTCAAGCTGATCGTGCTGGATCGCCTGGTGGCCATGAAGGAGCACGAGGGCATGGAGAAGGTGATGCAGGACCTGGTGATGGACGTACTGCGCGTTCTGGCCGCTCCAGACATCGAGGTGCGCCGGAAAACACTCGCACTGGCCTTGGACTTGGTCTATTCGCGTAATATTGGTGAAATGGTGCTGGTCCTCAAGAAGGAGGTGGCCAAGACGCACAATGTGGAGCACGAGGACACTGGCAAGTACAGGCAGCTGCTCGTCCGCACCCTGCACACCTGTTCCATCAAGTTTCCCGACGTGGCCGCCAATGTTATACCCGTACTTGTCGAATTCCTCTCGGATACCAATGAGTTAGCCGCCGCCGATGTGTTGATCTTTATACGCGAGGCCATCCAAAAGTTCCCCGCCCTGCGCGCCCTCATCATTGAGCATTTGATTGAGGCCTTCCCGCAGATTAAGTCCTCCAAGATACATCGGGCCGCCGTTTGGATTCTGGGTGAATACGTCGAGGGCTCGCAAATCCTCGAGGTGATCGCCGTCATCCAGCAGACGCTGGGCGAGGTGCCCATGGTGGAGGCGGAGCAGCGCCGCCTGGCCGGGGATCAGAccgaggagcagaagcagcagcagggatCCGCAGGCGGAAGTGCAGCTGGATCCGCCACAGAGGGCTCTGGCAGCGGTAACGCCAGCAACAAGGTCACCTCCGATGGAACCTATGCCACCCAGAGTGCCTACAGTCTTGCCCC GGTGGCCAAGGCGGAGAAACGTCCGCCATTGCGTCAGTACTTGATGGACGGCGACTTCTTCATCGGCGCCGCTCTATCCGCCACGTTGACCAAGCTGGCGCTGCGCTTCGCGGAACTGGAGACGGAGCCGCGTGCCCAGAATCGCCTGACCACGCAGGTGATGCTCATCATGAGCTCGATACTGCACCTGGGCAAGTCCGGTTTCCCCAGCAAGCCCATAACCAACGACGACACCGATCGCATCTTTGTCTGCCTGCGCACGCTGAGCGAACGCACGCCGGAGGCCGTGTCCGTCTTCACACTCTACTGTCGCGAGGCTCTGGGCAAGATGCTGGATGCCCAGCATGACGAGGACCAGCGCATGCTGAAGGAGAAGCAGAAGGCCACCGCCAAGGTGCAGCCAGACGATCCGGTGCTCTTCGCACAGCTCTCGAATGGACGCGACAATCAGCTGGGCGAGAACGTGTTCGAGTCCAGTCTGAACCAGGCGCTGGCGGGCAGCAAGAACGCCCAGCTGAGCGACGTGGCCTCGCCGAACAGCAAGCTCAACAAGGTCACTCAGCTGACCGGCTTCTCGGATCCCGTATATGCCGAGGCCTACGTCAATGTCAACCAGTACGACATTGTCCTGGACGTGTTGATCGTCAACCAGACCA ACGACACGCTACAGAACTGCACACTGGAATTGGCCACGTTGGGCGATCTTAAGCTGGTGGAGCGCCCGCATCCAGTGGTCCTGGCTCCGCACGACTTCTGCAACATCAAGGCCAACGTAAAGGTCTCCTCCACAGAGAACGGCATCATCTTCGGCAATATTG TTTACGACACCGCCCTGAATACGAATGTGGTGGTGCTCAATACCATTCACATCGACATCATGGACTACATCATTCCGGCCAGCTGCACGGACACCGAGTTCCGCCAAATGTGGCAGGACTTCGAGTGGGAGAACAAGGTCACCGTCAACACCAGCTTCACCGACCTGCACGAATATCTCAAGCACCTGCTGAAGAGCACCAACATGAAGTGCCTCACGCCGGAGAAGGCGCTGTCCGGCCAATGCGGCTTCATGGCCGCCAACATGTACGCCAA GTCCATTTTCGGAGAGAATGCTTTGGCCAATCTGAGTATCGAGAAGCCCGTGGATGATCCCGATTCCAAGGTGACGGGACACATACGCATTCGCGCCAAGAGTCAG GGCATGGCCTTGAGTCTGGGCGACAAGATCAGCTCCTCGCAGAAGCAGTCAGTGCAGGCGGCCTAG
- the LOC122625359 gene encoding nitric oxide synthase-interacting protein homolog, protein MTRHARNCTAGAVYTYNEKKRDAAESGYGTNAQRLGKDSVKSFDCCSLTLQPCRRPVITKDGYLFDKEAILQYIVTKKNEYSRRLKEYERLRRAEEDQLNQEANSKQQARMERFVNAEKPAMTPAHSSAAAREKASTSAAAAAAGSSASTPSASSSSASSISNMTNGHEKKLPSFWLPSECPNAGLAKAQKPDATIYCPVSQQPLRVKDLIDVKFTLLKDGDSKRSLIAKEARYMCPITHDALSNAVPCAVLRPTGDVVTMECVERLIRKDMIHPLTDRKLKDKDIIPLQRGGTGYATTNDNLQAKEKRPMLQV, encoded by the exons ATGACGCGCCACGCCCGAAACTGCACGGCCGGAGCCGTATACACCTACAACGAGAAGAAGCGGGACGCGGCGGAGTCCGGCTACGGCACGAATGCCCAGCGTTTGGGCAAGGATTCGGTGAAATCCTTCGACTGCTGCTCTCTGACGCTGCAGCCGTGTCGCAGGCCGGTGATCACCAAGGATGGCTACCTGTTCGACAAGGAGGCCATCCTGCAGTACATCGTGACGAAGAAGAACGAGTACAGTCGCCGGCTGAAGGAGTACGAGCGCCTGAGGCGCGCGGAGGAGGATCAACTGAACCAGGAGGCCAACAGCAAGCAGCAGGCGCGCATGGAGCGCTTCGTCAATGCCGAGAAGCCAGCGATGACGCCCGCCCACTCCTCCGCCGCTGCCAGAGAGAAGGCATCGACTtcagccgccgctgctgctgcaggttcATCTGCATCCACACCGTCTGCATCTTCATCGTCCGCATCCTCGATTTCCAACATGACCAACGGGCACGAGAAGAAGCTGCCCAGCTTCTGGCTGCCCTCCGAGTGCCCCAATGCTGGGTTGGCCAAGGCCCAGAAGCCCGACGCCACCATCTACTGCCCGGTGTCGCAGCAACCGTTGCGTGTCAAGGATCTGATTGATGTCAAGTTCACGCTGCTCAAGGACGGCGACTCGAAGCGCTCGCTCATTGCCAAGGAGGCGCGCTACATGTGCCCCATTACCCACGACGCACTCAGCAATGCGGTGCCCTGCGCTGTGCTGCGACCCAC TGGCGATGTGGTGACCATGGAGTGCGTGGAGCGGCTGATCAGAAAAGACATGATCCATCCGCTCACAGATCGCAAGCTCAAGGACAAGGACATCATTCCCCTGCAGCGA GGCGGCACTGGCTATGCAACGACGAACGACAACCTCCAGGCCAAGGAAAAACGTCCCATGCTCCAGGTCTAA
- the LOC122623185 gene encoding protein-serine O-palmitoleoyltransferase porcupine: MDYQYFEEESDYIDLDEEEDDDDLETAGSLDYRFGQPDSEEDYYFGGEEEEEVVDGHGILELAARLLESLQSCVQPSVLQVMQYVAPMLLLCLLCRLLCLLYSQRRRLTSLAPLHLLHFACGLIILQFTVGYRLLLLLLLAAVGYLLLQLLRLGRRGAQVLAVLTVGSQFLYELLIWRRRSDWPQLRGIQMVVNMKLISLGFDLTASGQLHARIPGPIAYLGYIYSPATCALGPWVSFGCYMDCLVPRNSWMVSMRRLLPNLVFCVLAVTVSNCVAPALSDFFGDSSHFLVMYWDALSVRSSHYFVGIMAQALLVASDQRLDGATKESDMLGPLISQPWLIEWPRSISSLVRSWNIPMHEWLKRYIYAPCKPTSSSSRGRTLLAVLCTYMVSSLLHGMDLRIYLVLISLALLAEGESLLRRQLASLLNACIAANLCPGKERCRYSHCPSKRRSSSVSYWLVRLTNLAFTALAIFHLAYLGVVLLGEGLEVGEDSESFLWHWQQAGYLSHYIGLGTFVLYLFIS; this comes from the coding sequence ATGGATTACCAGTACTTCGAGGAGGAATCGGACTACATTGAtctggacgaggaggaggacgacgacgacttgGAGACGGCCGGCAGCTTGGACTACAGGTTTGGCCAGCCGGACAGTGAGGAGGATTACTATTTCGGCggggaggaggaagaggaggtgGTAGATGGACACGGAATCCTGGAGCTGGCCGCGCGGCTCCTCGAGAGCCTGCAGAGCTGCGTGCAGCCATCGGTGCTGCAGGTCATGCAGTATGTGGCGCCCATGCTGCTCCTCTGTCTGCTGTGTCGTCTCCTGTGCCTCCTCTACTCGCAGCGCAGACGCCTCACCAGCCTGGCACCGCTGCACTTGCTCCACTTCGCCTGCGGCTTGATTATTCTGCAATTCACCGTGGGCTACCGTCTGCTCCTCCTGCTACTGCTGGCCGCCGTGGGCtacctgctgctccagctgttGCGTCTGGGTCGTAGAGGAGCTCAAGTGCTGGCTGTACTAACCGTGGGCAGCCAGTTCCTGTACGAACTGCTCATTTGGCGGCGGCGCAGTGACTGGCCGCAACTGCGCGGCATCCAGATGGTGGTCAATATGAAGCTCATCTCGCTGGGATTCGACCTGACCGCCAGTGGGCAGCTGCACGCCAGGATACCGGGTCCGATTGCCTATCTGGGCTACATATACAGCCCGGCCACCTGCGCCCTGGGCCCGTGGGTGAGCTTTGGCTGCTACATGGACTGCCTGGTGCCCAGGAACAGCTGGATGGTCAGCATGCGTCGCCTCTTGCCCAACTTGGTGTTCTGCGTGCTGGCTGTGACCGTGTCCAATTGCGTGGCGCCAGCGCTGAGTGACTTCTTCGGGGACAGCTCGCACTTTCTGGTCATGTACTGGGATGCACTGAGTGTGCGCAGCAGCCACTACTTTGTGGGCATCATGGCGCAGGCGCTGCTGGTGGCCTCCGATCAGCGACTGGACGGCGCCACCAAGGAGTCGGATATGCTGGGTCCGCTGATCTCGCAGCCGTGGCTCATCGAGTGGCCGCGCTCGATCAGCTCACTGGTCAGGAGCTGGAACATTCCCATGCACGAGTGGCTCAAGCGGTACATCTACGCGCCCTGCAAGCCGACCTCGTCCAGTTCGAGAGGACGCACCCTGCTGGCGGTGCTCTGCACCTATATGGTGTCCAGCCTGCTGCACGGCATGGATCTGCGCATCTACCTGGTGCTCATCTCGCTGGCCCTCCTAGCCGAGGGTGAATCGCTGCTCAGGCGGCAGCTCGCAAGCCTCCTGAATGCCTGCATCGCTGCCAATCTCTGTCCGGGCAAGGAGCGATGTCGATATAGTCACTGCCCCAGCAAGCGGCGGTCAAGCTCCGTCTCCTACTGGCTGGTGAGGCTCACCAATCTGGCATTCACGGCGCTGGCCATCTTCCACCTGGCCTATCTGGGCGTTGTGCTGCTGGGCGAGGGCCTGGAGGTCGGCGAGGACAGCGAATCCTTCTTGTGGCACTGGCAACAGGCTGGCTATCTCAGCCACTACATCGGCTTGGGCACCTTCGTCCTTTACCTGTTCATCTCGTAG
- the LOC122623186 gene encoding cyclic AMP response element-binding protein B isoform X2 translates to MDNSIVEENGNSSAASGSNDVVDVVAQQAAAAAGGGGGGGGGGGNPQQQQQQNPQSTTAGGPTGATNNAQGGGASSVLTTTANCNIQYPIQALAQHGLQVQSVIQANPSGVIQTAAGTQQQQQQALAAATAMQKVVYVAKQPNSTVIHTTPGNAVQIPPTFPCKIKPEPNTQHPEDSDESLSDDDSQHHRSELTRRPSYNKIYTEISGPDMSGASLPMSDGVLNSQLAGTGAGGNAANSSLMQLDPTYYLSNRMSYNTNNSGIVEDQTRKREIRLQKNREAARECRRKKKEYIKCLENRVAVLENQNKALIEELKSLKELYCQTKND, encoded by the exons ATGGACAACAGCATCGTCGAGGAGAACGGCAACTCGTCGGCGGCATCGGGCTCCAATGACGTGGTCGATGTCGTTGCCCAAcaggcggcggcagcagcggggggtggcggtggcggaggaggaggaggcggtaacccccagcagcagcagcaacagaaccCACAAAGTACAACGGCCGGCGGTCCAACGGGGGCGACGAACAACGCCCAGGGAGGCGGAGCGTCCTCCGTGCTGACCACCACCGCCAACTGCAACATACAATACCCCATCCAGGCGCTGGCGCAGCACGGACTACAG GTGCAATCCGTGATACAGGCCAACCCCTCGGGGGTCATACAGACAGCAGCTGGAacccagcaacagcagcaacaggcgcTGGCCGCCGCCACAGCGATGCAGAAGGTGGTCTATGTGGCCAAGCAGCCAAACTCGACGGTGATCCACACGACACCTGGCAATGCAGTGCAA ATCCCTCCAACCTTTCCGTGTAAGATCAAACCCGAACCGAACACGCAGCACCCGGAGGACAGCGACGAGAGTCTGTCGGACGACGATTCCCAGCACCACCGCAGCGAGCTGACGCGACGGCCGTCGTACAATAAGATCTACACCGAGATCAGCGGTCCGGACATGAGCG GCGCATCGCTTCCCATGTCCGACGGCGTGCTCAATTCCCAGCTGGCGGGGACCGGAGCGGGGGGCAATGCGGCGAACAGCTCCCTGATGCAGTTGGATCCCACGTACTACCTGTCCAATCGGATGTCCTACAACACCA ACAACAGCGGGATAGTGGAGGATCAGACCCGTAAGCGCGAGATCCGGCTGCAGAAGAACAGGGAGGCGGCGCGGGAGTGCCGGCGCAAGAAGAAGGAGTACATCAAGTGCCTGGAGAATCGAGTGGCGGTGCTagagaaccaaaacaaagcgcTCATCGAGGAGCTGAAGTCGCTCAAGGAGCTCTACTGTCAGACCAAGAACGATTGA
- the LOC122623186 gene encoding cyclic AMP response element-binding protein B isoform X3 — MDNSIVEENGNSSAASGSNDVVDVVAQQAAAAAGGGGGGGGGGGNPQQQQQQNPQSTTAGGPTGATNNAQGGGASSVLTTTANCNIQYPIQALAQHGLQVQSVIQANPSGVIQTAAGTQQQQQQALAAATAMQKVVYVAKQPNSTVIHTTPGNAVQVRNKIPPTFPCKIKPEPNTQHPEDSDESLSDDDSQHHRSELTRRPSYNKIYTEISGPDMSDNSGIVEDQTRKREIRLQKNREAARECRRKKKEYIKCLENRVAVLENQNKALIEELKSLKELYCQTKND; from the exons ATGGACAACAGCATCGTCGAGGAGAACGGCAACTCGTCGGCGGCATCGGGCTCCAATGACGTGGTCGATGTCGTTGCCCAAcaggcggcggcagcagcggggggtggcggtggcggaggaggaggaggcggtaacccccagcagcagcagcaacagaaccCACAAAGTACAACGGCCGGCGGTCCAACGGGGGCGACGAACAACGCCCAGGGAGGCGGAGCGTCCTCCGTGCTGACCACCACCGCCAACTGCAACATACAATACCCCATCCAGGCGCTGGCGCAGCACGGACTACAG GTGCAATCCGTGATACAGGCCAACCCCTCGGGGGTCATACAGACAGCAGCTGGAacccagcaacagcagcaacaggcgcTGGCCGCCGCCACAGCGATGCAGAAGGTGGTCTATGTGGCCAAGCAGCCAAACTCGACGGTGATCCACACGACACCTGGCAATGCAGTGCAAGTGCGTAACAAA ATCCCTCCAACCTTTCCGTGTAAGATCAAACCCGAACCGAACACGCAGCACCCGGAGGACAGCGACGAGAGTCTGTCGGACGACGATTCCCAGCACCACCGCAGCGAGCTGACGCGACGGCCGTCGTACAATAAGATCTACACCGAGATCAGCGGTCCGGACATGAGCG ACAACAGCGGGATAGTGGAGGATCAGACCCGTAAGCGCGAGATCCGGCTGCAGAAGAACAGGGAGGCGGCGCGGGAGTGCCGGCGCAAGAAGAAGGAGTACATCAAGTGCCTGGAGAATCGAGTGGCGGTGCTagagaaccaaaacaaagcgcTCATCGAGGAGCTGAAGTCGCTCAAGGAGCTCTACTGTCAGACCAAGAACGATTGA
- the LOC122623186 gene encoding cyclic AMP response element-binding protein B isoform X1 — translation MDNSIVEENGNSSAASGSNDVVDVVAQQAAAAAGGGGGGGGGGGNPQQQQQQNPQSTTAGGPTGATNNAQGGGASSVLTTTANCNIQYPIQALAQHGLQVQSVIQANPSGVIQTAAGTQQQQQQALAAATAMQKVVYVAKQPNSTVIHTTPGNAVQVRNKIPPTFPCKIKPEPNTQHPEDSDESLSDDDSQHHRSELTRRPSYNKIYTEISGPDMSGASLPMSDGVLNSQLAGTGAGGNAANSSLMQLDPTYYLSNRMSYNTNNSGIVEDQTRKREIRLQKNREAARECRRKKKEYIKCLENRVAVLENQNKALIEELKSLKELYCQTKND, via the exons ATGGACAACAGCATCGTCGAGGAGAACGGCAACTCGTCGGCGGCATCGGGCTCCAATGACGTGGTCGATGTCGTTGCCCAAcaggcggcggcagcagcggggggtggcggtggcggaggaggaggaggcggtaacccccagcagcagcagcaacagaaccCACAAAGTACAACGGCCGGCGGTCCAACGGGGGCGACGAACAACGCCCAGGGAGGCGGAGCGTCCTCCGTGCTGACCACCACCGCCAACTGCAACATACAATACCCCATCCAGGCGCTGGCGCAGCACGGACTACAG GTGCAATCCGTGATACAGGCCAACCCCTCGGGGGTCATACAGACAGCAGCTGGAacccagcaacagcagcaacaggcgcTGGCCGCCGCCACAGCGATGCAGAAGGTGGTCTATGTGGCCAAGCAGCCAAACTCGACGGTGATCCACACGACACCTGGCAATGCAGTGCAAGTGCGTAACAAA ATCCCTCCAACCTTTCCGTGTAAGATCAAACCCGAACCGAACACGCAGCACCCGGAGGACAGCGACGAGAGTCTGTCGGACGACGATTCCCAGCACCACCGCAGCGAGCTGACGCGACGGCCGTCGTACAATAAGATCTACACCGAGATCAGCGGTCCGGACATGAGCG GCGCATCGCTTCCCATGTCCGACGGCGTGCTCAATTCCCAGCTGGCGGGGACCGGAGCGGGGGGCAATGCGGCGAACAGCTCCCTGATGCAGTTGGATCCCACGTACTACCTGTCCAATCGGATGTCCTACAACACCA ACAACAGCGGGATAGTGGAGGATCAGACCCGTAAGCGCGAGATCCGGCTGCAGAAGAACAGGGAGGCGGCGCGGGAGTGCCGGCGCAAGAAGAAGGAGTACATCAAGTGCCTGGAGAATCGAGTGGCGGTGCTagagaaccaaaacaaagcgcTCATCGAGGAGCTGAAGTCGCTCAAGGAGCTCTACTGTCAGACCAAGAACGATTGA
- the LOC122623186 gene encoding cyclic AMP response element-binding protein B isoform X4, producing MDNSIVEENGNSSAASGSNDVVDVVAQQAAAAAGGGGGGGGGGGNPQQQQQQNPQSTTAGGPTGATNNAQGGGASSVLTTTANCNIQYPIQALAQHGLQVQSVIQANPSGVIQTAAGTQQQQQQALAAATAMQKVVYVAKQPNSTVIHTTPGNAVQIPPTFPCKIKPEPNTQHPEDSDESLSDDDSQHHRSELTRRPSYNKIYTEISGPDMSDNSGIVEDQTRKREIRLQKNREAARECRRKKKEYIKCLENRVAVLENQNKALIEELKSLKELYCQTKND from the exons ATGGACAACAGCATCGTCGAGGAGAACGGCAACTCGTCGGCGGCATCGGGCTCCAATGACGTGGTCGATGTCGTTGCCCAAcaggcggcggcagcagcggggggtggcggtggcggaggaggaggaggcggtaacccccagcagcagcagcaacagaaccCACAAAGTACAACGGCCGGCGGTCCAACGGGGGCGACGAACAACGCCCAGGGAGGCGGAGCGTCCTCCGTGCTGACCACCACCGCCAACTGCAACATACAATACCCCATCCAGGCGCTGGCGCAGCACGGACTACAG GTGCAATCCGTGATACAGGCCAACCCCTCGGGGGTCATACAGACAGCAGCTGGAacccagcaacagcagcaacaggcgcTGGCCGCCGCCACAGCGATGCAGAAGGTGGTCTATGTGGCCAAGCAGCCAAACTCGACGGTGATCCACACGACACCTGGCAATGCAGTGCAA ATCCCTCCAACCTTTCCGTGTAAGATCAAACCCGAACCGAACACGCAGCACCCGGAGGACAGCGACGAGAGTCTGTCGGACGACGATTCCCAGCACCACCGCAGCGAGCTGACGCGACGGCCGTCGTACAATAAGATCTACACCGAGATCAGCGGTCCGGACATGAGCG ACAACAGCGGGATAGTGGAGGATCAGACCCGTAAGCGCGAGATCCGGCTGCAGAAGAACAGGGAGGCGGCGCGGGAGTGCCGGCGCAAGAAGAAGGAGTACATCAAGTGCCTGGAGAATCGAGTGGCGGTGCTagagaaccaaaacaaagcgcTCATCGAGGAGCTGAAGTCGCTCAAGGAGCTCTACTGTCAGACCAAGAACGATTGA